The genome window ATACAGCAATATGTAAAGATGACATTGATCTGTTTAGCAGCAGATTGAATGCGGTCTTCGAACACTCTGCCAGTAAACTAGAGAATATGAAAGTGTAGGTGTATACATGTCAACAGTTAAAGTAAATGATATTCGGAAACTCATTGACCAGGTCAACTTTAAAGGTATTGAATATAGCAATAGTGATTCATTATTTGACATTGGGATATTGGATTCGCTTAAGACAATACAGCTGATATTGCTCATTGAGAAAAAAATGAACATTACTATTGATCAGGCAGATCTTAAAATAGAAGACTTTGAAAATGTTGATTTATTGGTTGACTATATTAATAAGAGGATTGATAAATATGAATTCAGATAAATTGCGGAGAGATATTCCGATTAGTATTTACCCCCCTATCATGCTTTATAACAAGAAGGATGCTAAAGACTTATTTACTCCGCTAAAAGATAGTACCAGCAAAGCCAGCATATATATCCATATTCCGTTTTGCCCTCGAAAATGCGATTTTTGCTATTTTACCTCATTTTCGGCCGGGATGGGCAAGGTACAAGCCTATATCAGCAAGTTGTGTGAGGAGATCGCATACATCGGAACAAAGGAAGTAATCAAAAATAAAGTGATTGATTCAATATATATAGGCGGAGGTACCCCGACTTATATATCTAAGGAATGCTTTATTCAGTTATTTTCCAGTATACGCGAACATTTTAATTTATCTAAAGATATTGAGATAAGCGTTGAAGTTCGCCCGGGTAATGAAGCGACAGTGGAAAAACTACAGTTTTTAAAAAGTGCTGGTGTAAACCGTATAAGTATTGGTATGCAAAGCTTTAATGATACTGTGCTTCGGGCCAACGGAAGAAATTGTTCTGTTAATGATGGAATTGAGCTCATCAATAAGCTCAACCAGCTTGGGTTTGATAACTACAATATTGACATTATGTCCGGTATGCTGCTGGAGACAAAAGATTCATGGAATCATACGATTAATCAGCTGCTTAAAATCAGCCCTGCAAATGTCACTGTTTACAAAATGCAGCTATATGAAAACAGCAAGTTAACTCAATACTGTCGAGAAAATGGTATAAATACTATGACAGAAGAGCAGGAATTAACCTTTACCAGACATTTTTATGATGTTCTTCTGGGGAACGGATACGAATTAATGTCCAGTACATACAGCTTTTCAAAAGGATCTCAATATGTCTCAAAATACAGACAGTACAGGAATACAGGAGAAGACCTTATTGCATTGGGGATAGCTTCAAATGGCATACTGAACGGATGTGTATATCAAAAGACCTATGAAATGGATTCCTATATGGACAATAATTTTGAACCAACCAGTGCGTATAGAATGTCTGATGATGAAATCATACTGCGTGGTATCATTCTCGGAATGAAGTGTGGAAATATAGATCGGGCAAAATTTGAAAAGAAATTCAAAGTAGAGCCTTATGAGCATTATGCTCAATTTAGGGAAATGGAGAACCTTGGTTTTGTAAATGTCACTCCAGACTCAATAAAGGTATCTTATGATTTAGTCTTCTTTATCGACGATCTTATAAGAACGTTTTTCATGCCGGAGAAAATCAAAAATATGGAAAATCTGATGTTGAAGTACAAAAACTTTGATTTTGGAGGAGTAAATAATGAACATCGAATGGGTTAAGCAAAAATTATTTGAAGCCTTGTCGTGCTGCAGCTTTTTTGAACAGCTAAATGTTGAGAGCGGTGGGATAAATGAAAACACTTCATTGATTAATGGGCTCAAAATTGAATCAATCCAATTATTGGAGTACATTATCCAGATTGAAAAACATCTCGAAAAAACAATAGATTTTGACGACCTTTCGATAGAAAGCCTTGATACAATTTGCGGATTGGCAGCTGAGCTGATGAGGCCGGGTGTATTGGCATGATAAGTTCGCAGTATGAAAGGCATTATTATCTGTTTTTGTGTTTTTTAGACTACCTAATTAATCAGAATGTTATTGATAAGCAAGGTTTCATTGATTTCTGCGGGTCTTATGATATCAGTAATTATGCCAAAATATTCAGCCGGGATGAGAAAGCCTCACGTTCGTCCAACCATGAGATGCATCCGGGGGGAGCTGAGGCGACATTGGAACTTGCGGAAATGGCAGGGATATCCGGGAGTATGAGTGTGTTGGATGCCGGCTGTGGGCATGGGGGAGCTGCACGTATCCTGGCGGAAAAATATCCGGAGACATTTATCACAGGTATTGACAGTGATCCTATAAGAGTCATAGATGCTGTATTCCGATCTAAAGATGCGCTGTATAAAAATTTGAAATTCTTACAGGACGATGCTTATAAAATGTCATTTCAGGATAAGTGCTTTGATGTGGTTTTTCGTCAACATGCGGTCTACGGTGGCTTGGAAGAAAAATTCTTGTCTGAATGCAATCGTATATTAAAGCATAAAGGTAAGATTGCTTTTCAAGGTACACTTTGTAATAAAAAGCTAAAAGCAACAAAAACTGAAATGGCAGATTATTCATATGAAGAGTATTGCAATTTATTGACATATCATGGATTTCAGGTTGTCAAGGCAGAGTTTGAAAGAGCTTCATCTCAATTATTGTCGAGCATTTCCGATCACGACTCCAGCTACTATTTTCTGGTGAAAAAGGGTGTTATCATCGGAGCAGATATTATTGCAGAAAAGATAAATTGAATGGGGGCTATTAACTATGAAAATCGATATGCATGTCCATACTACCAAGTCGGATGGCCGGATTGAGATGGATAACCTCATAGAACTTTGTGAGAACAGTAATGTTGCCGCGGTAGGCATCACCGATCATTGGAAAACTAAACGATATTCGCAGCAATTCTATATTGGCGATATACATCAGTACATAAAGAAGTGCTCTGTTTTGAAGCAATCGGCAGCAAGCAGGGGAATAAATGTTTACACAGGCCTGGAAGTCGATTTTTCAGGGAAATATGGTTTCGACATTTCCTTGCAGGATTTAGAAGACTTTAACCAGCTGGACTATATCCTATTTGAATATGTTGACACAGAGAGCGAACACTGGGGCATCTTGAATGGCAAATCCATACGGGAGCTGTTTGATATATGTGAACATCTGACAGTTCCGGTAGGTCTGGCTCATAATAACTTTGTACACAATTTTTCAGGAAACACAGAGAATATCATTAAGGAAATGAGTGAAAGGGACATCTTTTTAGAATTGTGT of Clostridia bacterium contains these proteins:
- a CDS encoding class I SAM-dependent methyltransferase, which translates into the protein MISSQYERHYYLFLCFLDYLINQNVIDKQGFIDFCGSYDISNYAKIFSRDEKASRSSNHEMHPGGAEATLELAEMAGISGSMSVLDAGCGHGGAARILAEKYPETFITGIDSDPIRVIDAVFRSKDALYKNLKFLQDDAYKMSFQDKCFDVVFRQHAVYGGLEEKFLSECNRILKHKGKIAFQGTLCNKKLKATKTEMADYSYEEYCNLLTYHGFQVVKAEFERASSQLLSSISDHDSSYYFLVKKGVIIGADIIAEKIN
- a CDS encoding acyl carrier protein, with protein sequence MSTVKVNDIRKLIDQVNFKGIEYSNSDSLFDIGILDSLKTIQLILLIEKKMNITIDQADLKIEDFENVDLLVDYINKRIDKYEFR
- a CDS encoding acyl carrier protein, producing the protein MNIEWVKQKLFEALSCCSFFEQLNVESGGINENTSLINGLKIESIQLLEYIIQIEKHLEKTIDFDDLSIESLDTICGLAAELMRPGVLA
- a CDS encoding PHP domain-containing protein; translated protein: MKIDMHVHTTKSDGRIEMDNLIELCENSNVAAVGITDHWKTKRYSQQFYIGDIHQYIKKCSVLKQSAASRGINVYTGLEVDFSGKYGFDISLQDLEDFNQLDYILFEYVDTESEHWGILNGKSIRELFDICEHLTVPVGLAHNNFVHNFSGNTENIIKEMSERDIFLELCEGEPLGQKSVDTATLRKLLSLKKNMSDSAIYSGEKAVSRQKHMTGELYYFETFPDVFWKLVQKYGLKISIGTDCHSGTSLGNCTRAVKILERYQLFDQLVLNTGMHLHP
- a CDS encoding coproporphyrinogen III oxidase family protein; this translates as MNSDKLRRDIPISIYPPIMLYNKKDAKDLFTPLKDSTSKASIYIHIPFCPRKCDFCYFTSFSAGMGKVQAYISKLCEEIAYIGTKEVIKNKVIDSIYIGGGTPTYISKECFIQLFSSIREHFNLSKDIEISVEVRPGNEATVEKLQFLKSAGVNRISIGMQSFNDTVLRANGRNCSVNDGIELINKLNQLGFDNYNIDIMSGMLLETKDSWNHTINQLLKISPANVTVYKMQLYENSKLTQYCRENGINTMTEEQELTFTRHFYDVLLGNGYELMSSTYSFSKGSQYVSKYRQYRNTGEDLIALGIASNGILNGCVYQKTYEMDSYMDNNFEPTSAYRMSDDEIILRGIILGMKCGNIDRAKFEKKFKVEPYEHYAQFREMENLGFVNVTPDSIKVSYDLVFFIDDLIRTFFMPEKIKNMENLMLKYKNFDFGGVNNEHRMG